From Sporolactobacillus pectinivorans:
TCAGCAAAACCGCCGTGGCTTGCCAGGATAATACCTACCATTGTTTAATACCTCCCTATATAAATATTTTCACTTTAGCCTATTGCTAAAGCATTCAGCAATGTTATCGCTTCCATAAGTTTGGAACAACATACTGAATCCCATGTATTGTGCTGAAATGCTTCTCACCACCCTTCAATGTTGGGGGAACTAGACGGTAAAGTATGGCAGAAAATTATAAAAGAATCATTTGATCTACACTAAGCCCTTTTCGGAAAGCGACTTCCAAAGATTTTTTGAACTATCATTGGAAACCTTGCGGACGTCAAGCTTAATACCACGATCATGAAACCACTTGAAAGCCTCCACATCGGCAGCATTAACAGCTATCGCATCGGTAACCATTACCCGCGTAGTGTCAAAACTAATAGCACCAATATTGATAGAATCAATCTTTATGCCACCTTCGACAACACATCTTGCATCAACTGGATCCTCAACCAGAATCATAGGTTTTAAAAAGGCAAAACGCGGATCATGATATATTCTTATCATTTTCTCCACCGTGATGACATTCGCTCTAATTCCAGGAGGTGCAGCTTGTACGATCAATGTCTTGCGTGTCAGATCGTGCGCCACACGATCTGACACAACTAAGATACGATTAACTTTTATAGCTTTTGCCCAATTAGTAGTAACCTGCCCATGCAGCAAGCGACTGTCAATACGTAATAAACGAACATCCATCGTCATGACAATCCACCATCATTTCTAGTGCGGCTAATACAACTAACATCACCCTCCACTTTTGCCGAGTAATTAATCCACGTACATCACGCGTTCGTAGTTTCTGAGTACACCATAGCGCTTTCATGATTTGGGTTTCAAACCGCGAAATGGCCAAACTCCTCAGATAATACCTACACTTCAGTATAAGCAAGTTACGTGCCACTTTTTGTGTATCGCATAAAAGAACCGGCACAACAGGATTTATCCACTAACAAAAAAACAATTGACACACTAAAAAAGTGTATCAATTGTTTTGTGTATCATTTTTTTCTTTTTCTGTATTAAA
This genomic window contains:
- a CDS encoding PTS system mannose/fructose/N-acetylgalactosamine-transporter subunit IIB, with the protein product MTMDVRLLRIDSRLLHGQVTTNWAKAIKVNRILVVSDRVAHDLTRKTLIVQAAPPGIRANVITVEKMIRIYHDPRFAFLKPMILVEDPVDARCVVEGGIKIDSINIGAISFDTTRVMVTDAIAVNAADVEAFKWFHDRGIKLDVRKVSNDSSKNLWKSLSEKGLV